The sequence AGCTCCCGGCGCAGCGGCTCCTCCTTGGCGACCGCAATGGAGGCCGGGACGATGGCGGGCTTCCCGTCGGGACCGGGCAAAAGGCGGACCGCGCCGATCTCCTGCGTTCCCATGTCGATCGACACGTAGTGCTCCGGCGCGAAGACGCGGAACTTCCGGACCTTGTCCACTGATACGCGCGAGGCCGTGAGGTTGGCGACGCAGCCGCCCTCGAACGCGATCCGGGCGTTGGCGATGTCGATCCGGGGCGTGAGCACCGCGACCCCCGCCGCGCGGACCTCCGCGACCGGCCGCGCGACGATCGCCTGGGCGATCTGCAGGTCGTGGATCATCAGGTCCAGCACGACGTCGACGTCGAGGGATCGCGCGGTGAAAACGCCGAGCCGGTGCGTCTCGATGAAACGGGCGCCCGCCGCGAGCGGCAGGGCCGCCTCGACGGCCGGGTTGAACCGTTCGATGTGGCCGACCTGGAGGACGACGCCGCGGCGCGCCGCGCGCGCGATCAGGTCGTCCGCCTCTTCCAGCGTCGCGGTCATCGGTTTCTCGACGAGCACGTGGCGGCCCGCGTCGAGCGCCGCGGCCGCCGTGTCGCGGTGCGCGACGGTCGGCGTGGCGACGACGACCGCTTCGCAGGAATCGATCAGCGCCTCGAGGGTGGGCGCCGCGGGGATCCCGAATTCGGCCGCCACCTCGGCCGCGCGCTCGGGCCGCACGTCGTAGACTCCCGCCGCCCGCACCCCCTCGAGCCCCGCGAGCACCCGCGCGTGGTGCCGCCCGAGCGACCCGACGCCGGCGACGCCGATCGCGATCGGAGCGCTCACTTGTGCACCCCCCGTTTCGCCGACCGGACGAACCCGGCGACGTAGGACGCGTCGGGGTCGTCGGGGAACTCCTGCTCGATCCGCCCGAGAGCCTGCGAGGTGTTGAGCCTCGGCGAGGCGAGCAGCCGGAAGATGTCCTTCAAGCGCTCGATCCGCTCGTCGGAAAATCCCTTGCGCTTCAAGCCGATCGTGTTCACGCCGTACGTGCGGACCTCGTCGGTCCCGACGGTCTTGACGAACGGGAGGACGTCCTGCGACGCGCGCGTCATCGCGCCGACGAACGCGTGCCGCCCCACGCGCGAGAACTGCTGGACCGCGCAGAACGCCTCCAGGATCGCGTCATCGCCGATCTCGACGTGGCCGGCGAGCGCGGCGTAGTTGGCGAAGATCGTCCGCGATCCCACCCGGCAGTCGTGCGCGATGTGAATGTACGCCATCAAATAGTTGTCGTCGCCGATCACGGTGACGCCGCCGCCCCCCACGGTCCCGCGATGGACGGTCAAATACTCCCGGAAGACGTTTCGCGCGCCCACGCGGAGCTCCGTCTTCTCGTCGCGATACTTCAGGTCCTGCGGCGCGAGGCCGAGCGCGACGTGCGGGAAGATCCGGTTCCCCTCCCCGAAGAACGCCGGTCCCTCGATCACCGCGTGCGCGCCGACGCGGCATTCCGGCGAGAGCGTCACGAATTCGCCGATGACGGCGTAAGGTCCGATCTCCACCCCGCCGGCGATCTCGGCCTTCGGCGAGACGATCGCGGTCGAGTGGATCATCCGCGCGGTTTCTCGACGATCGAGGAGAAGATGATCGCCTCCGCGCACAGGTGGCCGTCGACGAGCGCGCGGCCGCGGGCCTTGCAGAGCCGGAGCTTGGTCGTGATGATCTCGACCTCGAGCCGCAGCTGGTCGCCGGGCACGACGGGGCGCCGGAACTTGCACGCGTCGATGCCGGTGAAATAGGGCACGCGCTCCTCGCGGTCGGCGACCGAGGCGAGGAGGCAGACCCCGGCGGTCTGCGCCATCGCCTCGACGACGAGCACGCCGGGCATCACCGGGTTGCCGGGAAAATGCCCCTGGAAGAACTCCTCGTTGAAGGAGACGTTCTTCAGCCCCACGGCCCGCCGGCCGGGCTCCATCTCCAGGATCCGATCGACGAGAACGAAAGGATAGCGGTGCGGAAGGATCCGAAGGATCTCGTGGATCGACAGCTCCATCACTCCTCCTTCGAACGCGCTTCGAGCGCGCGCACCCGGTCGAACAGCTCCGGCAGCCGGTCGGCCGCCGCCTCGCGCCGGAGAAAGTCGGCGTGCGGCTCGGCGGGCATGCCCGAGACGACGGCGCCGGGCTGGACCTCGCGCATGACGCCGGCCTGCGCCGATACCGTCGCGCCGTCGCCGACGACCATCCGGTCCGCAACGCCGACCTGCCCGGCGAGCGTCACCCCGCTCCCGATCTTCGCCGAACCCGCGATCCCCGTCTGTCCGCAGATGATCGAGTGCTCGCCGACCACGACGTTGTGGCCGATCTGCACGAGATTGTCGATCTTGGTCCCCCGCCCGATCCGCGTCTCCGTCAGCGCCGCCCGGTCGATGCACGCGTTGGCGCCGACGTCGACGTCGTCTTCGAGCACGACGATCCCGATCTGCGGGATCCGCCGGTGCGCGGAGCCGTCCCAGACATAGCCGAAACCGTCCGCCCCGACGACCGCGCCGGCGGCGATCCGGCAACGATTACCGACGCGGCATCCCGCCGCGACGACCGCCCCGACCCCGAGCCGGACGCCGGAGCCGAGCCGGGCTCCCTCGCCGACGAAGGCGTTCGCCTCGAGGAGACATCCCTCGCCGAGCACCGCACCCCGATCGATCACGGCTCCCGGCCCGATCGACGCACCGGCGCCGACCCGAGCTTCGGCGGACACCACGGCGGTCGCGGCCCGGCCGGGGGCGACGGGCGCCTCGGGATGGACGTGTTCGAGCGCCGCCGCAAACGCGGCGGTCGGGTTCGGGTGGATCAGCGCGGGGCGGCCGGCGGCCTGCTCCGCGCTCGAGACGATCAGAGCCCCCGCGCGGCTCGCGCGGGCGGCGGCGGCGTTGCGCGGGCCGGCGACGAAGCTCATCTCGTCGGGTCCGGCCTCCGCGAGCGGCGCGAACCCCCGGAAGACGAGTTCGCCGGGGCCGGCGAGTGTGGCGCCCGTCACCCCGGCGATCTCGGCGAGGGAGAACGGCTTCACCGAATCAGTGGGCGCCCGGCGGCGGAGGCGGCGTCTTCGCGCCCGTCTTGGGCGGCGCGGCCGGCTTGCCGGCGGGAGCCTTGGCCGGCTCCTTCACGGGAGGCGCCGTCACCTGCGTGTTGAAGCGGCGCAGCACCTCCTCGGTGATGTCCACCGACTCGTCGGCGTAGACGAGCATCCCGGGAGCGTACTTGTTGAAGATCAGGGTGTATCCCTTTTCCTTCCCGACCTGGTTGATCACGGGAAGGACCCGCTTCTCGAGCTCGCTCAACTCCCGCTGCTGCGCCTCCTGGACCTCCCGCTGGGCGTCGTCCTGGAATCGCTTGTACGAGATCCCCTTCTCCTGGTACTCCTTGTTGAGCTGCTCGCGCTTGTCGTCGGTCATCGACGGCCCCTGGTCGGTGAGCCGCTGCTGAAGGGCCTGCAGCTCCTTCTGGAGCTTCTCGGAGTCCACCTGCTTGGCGTCGATGATCTTCTTGACTCGGCCCTGCGCTTCCTTGCCCGCGGCCGATTCGACGACGAGCTTCTGCACGTCGATGACGGCGATTTTCGGCGGCGCCGTCTGCGCCGCGGCCGGCAACGCCAGCGCGCCGGCCATCGTCACGATTGCCCAGAACTTCATTCGCTCTCCTTGTCGCGGCGCGCGGCACGCGCGCCCCGCGGGTCCATCCGTAGAACTCTCGCAAAAGCGGGAGGATATCAGAACGTCGTGCCGATCGAGAAGTCAAATCCGCTCCGCTTTTCCTTCAAGCGCGAGATCGGAAACCCGAACTGGTCGAGCGGCTGGATCGGGTGCAGATTCCACGAATAGATGAACCGGAGCGGGGCCTGGAAGATCGGGAGCACCAGGCGCATCTCGAGCCCCACGGAGCTCCGGATGTCCGAGATGACGAAGGACTGATGCTCGATCCACGTGTTCCCCGCGTCGAAGAACGACAGGAGCTTCACAGGACCGAGCCGCGCGAAGACGTATTCCACGTTCAGGACGGCGTACTTGTCGCCCCCGAGAATTCGCCCCTGCGGGTCGACGAAGATGTGGTGCGCGCGGTCGACCGGAACGATCGACCCGATCGGGAAACCGCGGATGTTCTGCTCCCCTCCGAGCGAGAACCGCTCGAAGATCGGAAGGTCCCGTCCCGCGATCGGGATCGCGTACGCGGCCTCCGCGTGCACGCCGAAATACCGGTTGTGCAGGAAGGGAATGTACGCGGTCCCCCCGAGGCTCGGCTTGACGAAGTAGTTCGATCCTCCGAGGCCGGCATATTCGACCGCGACGAAGAAGCGCCGTCCGGTCGAGGGGTCGATCGGGTCGTCCGTCGAGTCGTACCGGTAACCCGGGCTGACGTAGGAGGTCGTCCCGTCGACGAGCGACGTCGCGAGCGGAGGCACCGGCGCTCCGGGCGGGACCGGCGCCGGCTGGACGGGGTACCGCGAATGGATGCTCTCGAGACCGTACGTCAGCGAGTACGAGTCGAATATTCCCAGCGCGCGCCCCCAGAAGACCGAGAAGCCCTTCCGCCGGTCGTCGATGTCGAGGTAGGTGGATTGGCGGCTGTAGATCTGCCCCCCGACCGTCTGGTCCTTGTCCCGGAACCACGGCACCGTGTAGCCGACGTCGTAGAGCTTCGTGATCCGCCCGAGCTGGACCGACGCCGAGATGATCTCCCCCCGCCCGAGGAAGTTCCGGGTCGAGAACGAGAACTGGCCGAAGAAGCCGTCGAACCCGGAGTAGCCGGCGCCGAAGTTGAGCTCGTTGCGCGAGGTCTCCTCCCCCTTCACCGTGACGTCGACGGTTTTCTTCGCGTTGTCCGGAACGAAGGACGGGTCCTCGCCGAGCTTGAAGTAGCCGAGCTGCGAGATCTTCACGATGCTCTTCTTGAACGCGTCCATGTCGAGAACCTGGCCCTCGTCGATCGCGACCTGGCGGCGGAGAACCTTGTCCCGGGTCCCGGTGTTTCCGGTGAACTCGAGCCGGCCGAGACGGAACGGGTCTCCTTCGAACATGCGGACGACGATGTCCACCCGGCGGTCCTTGCTCACCGCCTGGTACTGAGGCTCGCCGTACCAGTAGATGTACCCCTTCTTCTTGTACTTGCTCTCGATGACCGACAGGGCCTCGGTCATCCGCGCCCGCGAGAGGACCGCTCCCGGCCGGCAGTAGCGGAACTCCCGGAGGAGCTCCTCCTTCGGAAAGACTTTCGGATCGCCCTCCTCGAGCCCCACGTCGATCTTCCCGAAATAGAATTTGTCCCCCTCGACGAGGGGAATCGTGATCCGCACGCGCTTGTGGATCTTCTTCGGATTCTTCTGGGCCGGATTCTTGGCGTAGATCTCGAGCTGCGGCTCCTTGACGACGACGTCCTTGTAGCCGTAATCCTGGTACAGGTGCTTGATCGACTCGATGTCCTCGTCGAAGTTCGCCTGGTTGTAGACGGTCTTGTCGGAGAGCAGGCGCCAGACCGTGTTCACCTTCGTCTTCTTCATGGCGAGCCGGATGCGCGCGGCGGAGAAGACGTGGTTCCCCGTGAACCGAATCGCCGAGATCTTGATCTTCTCCCCCTCGTCGATGACGAAGACGAGCTTCTGGTCGGTCTTCGTTTTCCCTTCGACTCGCCAGTCCACGGAGACGCTTCGGAACCCGTTCTCCTGATACGCGTCGCGGATCGCCTGCGACACCGCGGCGACGTCTTTCATCGAGAGCGGCGCGCCCGTCTTGATGGAGGCCTTCTCCTGCGTGAGCTTGTCCCGGAACTGCGAGACGGAGAGCTTCTTGTTGCCGGTGTACTCGACCGACGTGATCGTCGGGCGCTCGGTGACCGTCACGAACAACGTGACGCCTTCCGGTCCGCGGTCGGCGTCGACGCGGATGTCGTCGAAGAGCGCCGAGCTCCAGAGGTTCACGAAGTTCTTCCGGATCTTCGCGGGATCGTACGGATCTCCGACGTGCACGCCCAGGTAATAGAGGACCGTATCGGGCGACACGGCGGTCGAGCCGATCATGCGCAAGCCGACGATCTTCGGGGCGTTACCGGGGAGGGCCGCCGATGGCGGCGCGGCCGGCGCGCTACCGGGGGGCGCGGGAGGAGGCGGCGCGGCCGGCGCGGGGACGGGCGAGATCTGGCCGCTCGCCGCGGCCGCGCACAGGGACAGGACACCCGCCGCGGCGATCTGGACGAGCCGCTTCAACGATCAGTCTACCTGGCTCACGGTCTCTTTGTCGCGCGCGGCGACCGAGAGCTCGTCACCCTCCACGGTGACGGAGAAGCTGCTGATCTTCTCCTCACGATCCACGATCAGCGACTCGGAGATTCGGTCCTCGACGTACTTCTGGATCGCCCGCCGCAGGGGACGCGCGCCCATGTGGGGATCTTCCCCGGAGCGAACGAGGAGCCATTCGATCGCCTCGTCGTCGATCTCCACCGTCACGTTCTTGTACCGAAGCGCCTCGTTGACGTCGGAAATGAGCAGCCGGCACACGCGCTGGAGCTCCTCGTGGGAGAGCGGGTGGAAGACGATCACGTCGTCGATGCGGTTGATGAACTCGGGCGAGAAGTCGCGCCGCAGCTCCTTCAACACGAGGTCCTCGATCTCGCGGTGGGTGCGCGGCTCTTTCGAGTCGCCGAAGCCCATCCGCGTCTGTGTGACGAGGTGCCGCGTCCCGATGTTGGAGGTCATGATGATCAGCGTGTTCTTGAAATCGACGACGTTGCCGTATGCGTCCGTCAGGATTCCGTCCTCGAGGATCTGCAGCAGCAGGTTCGCGATGTCGGGATGCGCCTTCTCGATCTCGTCGAGCAGGATGACGCTGTACGGATTGCGCCGGATCTTCTCGGTGAGCTGTCCGCCTTCCTCGTGACCGACGTACCCGGGAGGCGAGCCGATCAGCTTGGAGACCGCGTGCTTCTCCATGAATTCCGACATGTCGAAGCGGACGAGCGCCTTCTGGTTCTCGAAGAGGAACTCGGCCAGCCGCCGCGCGACCTCCGTCTTGCCGACTCCCGACGGCCCGAGGAAGATGAACGAGCCCATCGGCCGGTTCGGGTTGTTCACCCCGAGCCGCGAACGGCGAATCGCCTTCGCGATCGCCCCGACCGCCTGCTCCTGCCCGACGATCCGCTTCTTCAGGGCGTCCTCCATGTGGAGGAGCTTCTCCGCCTCCTCCATCTGGAGCGACGAGACCGGAATGCCGGTCCAGGAGGAGATGATCTCCTCGATGTCCTGGCGGGTGACCTCCTGGGAGGAGTCCGGCCGGTCCGCCGAGGCGGCCTTCGCGCGTTCGATCTCCTCCTTGAGCTCGATCTCGCGTTCGCGGAGGAACACGGCCTTCTCGAAGTCCTTGTCGGAGATCGCCTTCTTCATCTCCTTGACGATCTGCTTCGTCTCCGTCTCGAGCTTCCTCAGGTTCTGGGTGTCGGCGACCCTCTTCAGCTTCACCTTCGCGCCCGCCTCGTCGAGGAGGTCGAGCGCCTTGTCGGGGAAAAAGCGGTCGGTGATGTAGCGATTGGACTGGTACACCGCCGTCCGGATCGCCTCCGACGAGTACCGGACCTTGTGGAACTGCTCGTAACGCTCCTTGACGCCCTCGAGGATCTCGAACGTCTCGGTCTCGGTCGGCGGCGCGACCGTGACCGCCTGGAAGCGGCGCAGCAGCGACCGGTCCTTCTCGATGTACTTGCGGTACTCGCGCATCGTCGTCGCGCCGATGCAGGAGATCTCTCCGCGCGAAAGCGCGGGCTTCAGGATGTTGGCGGCGTCGAGCGACCCCTCCGCCGAGCCCGCGCCGATCAGCGAGTGGATCTCGTCGATGAAGATCATGATGTCGTTGTTCTCGCGGAGCTCCTTCAGGATGCCCTTCAGGCGCTCCTCGAACTGCCCGCGGTACTTCGTTCCGGCGACGATGAGCGACAGGTCGAGCGCGAGGATCTTCTTCGTCGAGAGGAAGAGCGGGACCGCTCCCTCGACGATGCGCGTGGCGAGACCCTCGACGATCGCGGTCTTGCCGACGCCCGGCTCGCCGAGGAGGATCGGGTTGTTCTTGGTCCGGCGGGAGAGGATCTGGATGATTCGCTCGACTTCCTTGTCGCGCCCGATGAGCGGGTCGAAGGTCCCCGCGTTCGCCGCGGCCGTCAGGTCCCGGCTGTACTCGGCGAGGAACGGGAGCTCCTTCTTCTGCTTCGAGGCCTCGCGCTCCTTGATGAGCGAGATCGTCTCCTCGCGCACGCCGTAGAGGTTGAAGCCCCGCGCCGTGAGGAGGCGCCCGGCGACCGACCCGTCGACGCGCAGGATCCCGACGAGGAGGTGCTCGGTTCCGACGTAAGGATGCACCATCGACTCCGCCTCGTGGCTCGCGTAGGCGAGGATTTTCTTGGACTCCTCCGAGAGCGGGAGCTCGGCGGTCGACGAGATGCGCTCGACGAAGATCCGGTCCCCTTCGATTTCGCGGCGGATCTCCTCGGGCTTGACGTTGAACCGGGAGAAGATCTCCTTGATGATGTCCTCGCCTTCCCGCAGGATGCCGAGCAGGATGTGCTCGGATTCGATTACCTTCGAACCGAGCTTGGAGGCTTCGTAGCGGGCGAAGAAGAGGGCCCGCCTCGCCTTCTCGTTGTATTTTTCAAACATCCGGGCTTCCGATCCCTCCGGGCACTCCCTGGCGAATTCCTGGGGTGGACATCGGGAAAATTTTATCACACCGCGACGCGAGCTCCGGATCGTGCGTGACGAGCACGACGCTGCCTCCGCTCTCGCGCTGGACTTCCCGCAGCAGGAGGAAAACCCGTTCCGCGTTCTCGCGGTCGAGGTTGCCCGTGGGCTCGTCGGCGAAGATCACGCGGGGGCTCCGCGCGATCGCGCGCCCCACGGCGGCGCGCTGGAGCTCCCCGCCCGACATCTCGGCCGGGAAATGCGAGGCGCGGCCGGCGAGGCCGACGCGCTCCAGGATCTCCCCCGCGCGCCGGCGCGCCTCCCGGGGCGGGACGGCCGCGATGCGGAGCGGCAGCGCGACGTTCTCGGCCGCCGAGAACTCCGGCAGGAGATGGTGGAACTGGAACACGAACCCGATCCGCTCGTTGCGAAGCTTCGCGCGT is a genomic window of Thermoanaerobaculia bacterium containing:
- a CDS encoding Gfo/Idh/MocA family oxidoreductase, producing the protein MSAPIAIGVAGVGSLGRHHARVLAGLEGVRAAGVYDVRPERAAEVAAEFGIPAAPTLEALIDSCEAVVVATPTVAHRDTAAAALDAGRHVLVEKPMTATLEEADDLIARAARRGVVLQVGHIERFNPAVEAALPLAAGARFIETHRLGVFTARSLDVDVVLDLMIHDLQIAQAIVARPVAEVRAAGVAVLTPRIDIANARIAFEGGCVANLTASRVSVDKVRKFRVFAPEHYVSIDMGTQEIGAVRLLPGPDGKPAIVPASIAVAKEEPLRRELASFAAACRGAAPLVSGSEGRAALALALDVRAAIEQHQRTAATGRAVVA
- the lpxA gene encoding acyl-ACP--UDP-N-acetylglucosamine O-acyltransferase, with translation MIHSTAIVSPKAEIAGGVEIGPYAVIGEFVTLSPECRVGAHAVIEGPAFFGEGNRIFPHVALGLAPQDLKYRDEKTELRVGARNVFREYLTVHRGTVGGGGVTVIGDDNYLMAYIHIAHDCRVGSRTIFANYAALAGHVEIGDDAILEAFCAVQQFSRVGRHAFVGAMTRASQDVLPFVKTVGTDEVRTYGVNTIGLKRKGFSDERIERLKDIFRLLASPRLNTSQALGRIEQEFPDDPDASYVAGFVRSAKRGVHK
- the fabZ gene encoding 3-hydroxyacyl-ACP dehydratase FabZ codes for the protein MELSIHEILRILPHRYPFVLVDRILEMEPGRRAVGLKNVSFNEEFFQGHFPGNPVMPGVLVVEAMAQTAGVCLLASVADREERVPYFTGIDACKFRRPVVPGDQLRLEVEIITTKLRLCKARGRALVDGHLCAEAIIFSSIVEKPRG
- the lpxD gene encoding UDP-3-O-(3-hydroxymyristoyl)glucosamine N-acyltransferase, with translation MKPFSLAEIAGVTGATLAGPGELVFRGFAPLAEAGPDEMSFVAGPRNAAAARASRAGALIVSSAEQAAGRPALIHPNPTAAFAAALEHVHPEAPVAPGRAATAVVSAEARVGAGASIGPGAVIDRGAVLGEGCLLEANAFVGEGARLGSGVRLGVGAVVAAGCRVGNRCRIAAGAVVGADGFGYVWDGSAHRRIPQIGIVVLEDDVDVGANACIDRAALTETRIGRGTKIDNLVQIGHNVVVGEHSIICGQTGIAGSAKIGSGVTLAGQVGVADRMVVGDGATVSAQAGVMREVQPGAVVSGMPAEPHADFLRREAAADRLPELFDRVRALEARSKEE
- a CDS encoding OmpH family outer membrane protein is translated as MKFWAIVTMAGALALPAAAQTAPPKIAVIDVQKLVVESAAGKEAQGRVKKIIDAKQVDSEKLQKELQALQQRLTDQGPSMTDDKREQLNKEYQEKGISYKRFQDDAQREVQEAQQRELSELEKRVLPVINQVGKEKGYTLIFNKYAPGMLVYADESVDITEEVLRRFNTQVTAPPVKEPAKAPAGKPAAPPKTGAKTPPPPPGAH
- the bamA gene encoding outer membrane protein assembly factor BamA, with the protein product MKRLVQIAAAGVLSLCAAAASGQISPVPAPAAPPPPAPPGSAPAAPPSAALPGNAPKIVGLRMIGSTAVSPDTVLYYLGVHVGDPYDPAKIRKNFVNLWSSALFDDIRVDADRGPEGVTLFVTVTERPTITSVEYTGNKKLSVSQFRDKLTQEKASIKTGAPLSMKDVAAVSQAIRDAYQENGFRSVSVDWRVEGKTKTDQKLVFVIDEGEKIKISAIRFTGNHVFSAARIRLAMKKTKVNTVWRLLSDKTVYNQANFDEDIESIKHLYQDYGYKDVVVKEPQLEIYAKNPAQKNPKKIHKRVRITIPLVEGDKFYFGKIDVGLEEGDPKVFPKEELLREFRYCRPGAVLSRARMTEALSVIESKYKKKGYIYWYGEPQYQAVSKDRRVDIVVRMFEGDPFRLGRLEFTGNTGTRDKVLRRQVAIDEGQVLDMDAFKKSIVKISQLGYFKLGEDPSFVPDNAKKTVDVTVKGEETSRNELNFGAGYSGFDGFFGQFSFSTRNFLGRGEIISASVQLGRITKLYDVGYTVPWFRDKDQTVGGQIYSRQSTYLDIDDRRKGFSVFWGRALGIFDSYSLTYGLESIHSRYPVQPAPVPPGAPVPPLATSLVDGTTSYVSPGYRYDSTDDPIDPSTGRRFFVAVEYAGLGGSNYFVKPSLGGTAYIPFLHNRYFGVHAEAAYAIPIAGRDLPIFERFSLGGEQNIRGFPIGSIVPVDRAHHIFVDPQGRILGGDKYAVLNVEYVFARLGPVKLLSFFDAGNTWIEHQSFVISDIRSSVGLEMRLVLPIFQAPLRFIYSWNLHPIQPLDQFGFPISRLKEKRSGFDFSIGTTF
- a CDS encoding ATP-dependent Clp protease ATP-binding subunit encodes the protein MFEKYNEKARRALFFARYEASKLGSKVIESEHILLGILREGEDIIKEIFSRFNVKPEEIRREIEGDRIFVERISSTAELPLSEESKKILAYASHEAESMVHPYVGTEHLLVGILRVDGSVAGRLLTARGFNLYGVREETISLIKEREASKQKKELPFLAEYSRDLTAAANAGTFDPLIGRDKEVERIIQILSRRTKNNPILLGEPGVGKTAIVEGLATRIVEGAVPLFLSTKKILALDLSLIVAGTKYRGQFEERLKGILKELRENNDIMIFIDEIHSLIGAGSAEGSLDAANILKPALSRGEISCIGATTMREYRKYIEKDRSLLRRFQAVTVAPPTETETFEILEGVKERYEQFHKVRYSSEAIRTAVYQSNRYITDRFFPDKALDLLDEAGAKVKLKRVADTQNLRKLETETKQIVKEMKKAISDKDFEKAVFLREREIELKEEIERAKAASADRPDSSQEVTRQDIEEIISSWTGIPVSSLQMEEAEKLLHMEDALKKRIVGQEQAVGAIAKAIRRSRLGVNNPNRPMGSFIFLGPSGVGKTEVARRLAEFLFENQKALVRFDMSEFMEKHAVSKLIGSPPGYVGHEEGGQLTEKIRRNPYSVILLDEIEKAHPDIANLLLQILEDGILTDAYGNVVDFKNTLIIMTSNIGTRHLVTQTRMGFGDSKEPRTHREIEDLVLKELRRDFSPEFINRIDDVIVFHPLSHEELQRVCRLLISDVNEALRYKNVTVEIDDEAIEWLLVRSGEDPHMGARPLRRAIQKYVEDRISESLIVDREEKISSFSVTVEGDELSVAARDKETVSQVD
- a CDS encoding ABC transporter ATP-binding protein gives rise to the protein MSVPVVRACALTKTYGSGPAAVRVFEELSIEVAAGEFVAVVGPSGCGKSTLLHLLAGIDSPDSGFVEIDGVRMSDLGPAERAKLRNERIGFVFQFHHLLPEFSAAENVALPLRIAAVPPREARRRAGEILERVGLAGRASHFPAEMSGGELQRAAVGRAIARSPRVIFADEPTGNLDRENAERVFLLLREVQRESGGSVVLVTHDPELASRCDKIFPMSTPGIRQGVPGGIGSPDV